The Candidatus Binatia bacterium region TGACCGCCCTGGAGGGGCTCATTCGCCGCACTTCTGCCGAACCCTGCGCGCCTGCTGCGGCGGCGCGCCCGCTGCGCGCGGTGCCACTGGTGGTGGCGGCCCTGGCAATGCTTTCCACCGGTTGCGCGACGATCTCGCGCACTCTCCAGCCTCTCGGCCTCACGAAAGCTCCCGGTTACAACTACGACGTTCGCATCACCGGCGCCGATTCGGATGTGACCGACCGTATCGAGGAAGTCTCGGCGTTGTTCGCGAAAAAGGGACAGCCTCCGGCGACGGTGCAGGGCCTCAAGCGACGGACCCAGTCGGACCGTGACCTCTACCTTCGCGTGCTGCGCTCGCGAGGCTACTATGACGGCAAGGTCGAATGGTCGATCGACCAGGCCGCCAGGCCGCCGGTCGTCACGATGAAAGTGACGCCGGGCAGCGCGTATACGTTCTCCCGTTTCCAGATCGAGGGTCTTCCGCCGGAGGCGGCATCGCTGGCGACCGGCGACAGCCTGGACCCCGTCAAGACCGGCGCGCCGGCGCTTGCCGAGTCGGTGCTCAATGCCGAGACGGTGCTCGTTGCCGGCCTCGCCGCGCATGGTTTCCCGTACACGGCGCCTCCGGTGCACGAGGCCAGGATCGATCGCAGGTCGCGCACGATGGACGTCGTCGTGCACATCGACGCCGGTCCCCACGTTCGATTCGGTGAGCCGCGCGTCGCGGGAACCCAGCACGTCAGCAAGCAGTTCGTGATCAACAGGCTGCGGTTTCACGCCGGCGAAGCGTATTCGCCGGCGAAGATCGACGAGTCGCGCAAGATCCTGTTCGCCAGCGGCGTATTCTCGGCCGTCAGCATCACCCCGGCAAGCCGCGGTGAAGTCGGCCCCGACGGCCTCGCCCCGATCAACGTGCACGTGACCGAAGGCAAACCGCACACCGTGGGTGCGGGGCTCAAGTACTCGTCGGCCGACGGGATCGGCGGCAAGGCGTTCTGGGAGAACCGCAACCTCACAGGAATTGCCGACCGGCTGCGCGCCGAGCTGGAAGTCAGTCAGGAAATCTACACCGGCGGCCTCTCGTATCGGCGGCCGGATTTCTACAGCGTCAACCAGAGCCTGCTGCTCGATGCGAAAGCCGAAAACGACAAGCCGCCGGCGTACGATCGCTACGCACTTTCGACGTCGGCCGGGCTCGAGCGCCAGTTCTCGCGGCACCTGACCGTGACGGGCGGCCTTTCGCTGGAGCAGTCGTCGGTGCGCAGCGAAGCCGACCTGATCGACGGTCCCCCGGAAGTTCCCTCCAACGTCAGCGGCACCAAGCACTACACGCTGTTCGGGCTCCCGCTCGGGCTTCGCTACGACGGGACCGACAATCTTCTGGATCCCTCCCACGGCCACCGCACGCTGCTCAGCGTGACTCCGTTTGCGAGCGTGCTCGGCACGCGCGTGCAGATCGCGGTGATGAGGGCGACCGAAAGTTTTTACGTACCGCTCGACTCGCGCCACCGCGAGATCTGGGCCACGCGCCTGACGCTCGGCTCCGTGGTCGGCGCCGAGCGCAACGACATTCCTGCCGACAAGCGCATGTACGCCGGCGGCGGCGACTCGGTGCGCGGCTACCAGTACCAGTTTGTCGGCGACATCTTTCCGGACTCCTCCAGCGGGAAGCTCGAGTGGAAGCCGTCGGGAGGCCGCTCGCTGCTGCAGGCCGGCACCGAGCTTCGCTGGAAGGCGACCGAGCGCCTGGGCATCGTGCCGTTCGTCGAGGGGGCAGGCGTTTACGACGCCGGTTATCCCGATTTCCAGAAGACGTTCCGCTGGGCGGCCGGGCTCGGACTTCGCTACTTTACGGTGGCGGGACCGATCCGGCTGGACGTGGGTTTTCCGGTCAATGCTCGCAAGGCCGACGACATCTTCCAGATCTACATCAGCCTGGGGCAGGCGTTCTGATGCGCGCGATGCGAAGACTCCTGCTGTCGCTCGTCGCCGTCATCGCGGTGCTCGTCATTGTCGTCATGGCCTTGTACGGGGCGGTCGCGTCCGGCCGGCTGACGAGCCGCCTCGATGCGATCATCACGACGCTGGCGCAGAAGAAGGGCTCCTTCTTCGTTACGGCCGAGGGAGTTTCCGGAGACGATATTCCGGGGCACTTCCGCGTGCACAAGGTCGAAGTCGGCGATGCGTACGGCGTGTGGCTGACGGTCGAGGACGGCGAGGCGAGCTGGAACCCGTTCGACCTTTTTCATCCGTTCGACAGCGTCAAATGGCGCGTCAACGTCGACGACGTGCACGCGCGCCACGTGCTCTGGACGAGGCTTCCTCGAGACGGACCCGACGAGCCGGAGACGCCGTTCCACTGGGACCGCTTCATCCGGATTCTCGTCGGCCACATCCTCGTGGACGACTTCGAGCTTTCCGGCGCCATCCTCGGCGGCGCCGACGACCACGTTCGCGCCGAAGGGCACGGGGTGCTCGGCGAATGGGATCACGGGCGCGTGGTGCTCGATATCGTCCACGTCGATTCCGCAACCGGACACGCCCGCGTCGATCTCGAGACGCACGGGTCTCCGCTGCA contains the following coding sequences:
- a CDS encoding autotransporter assembly complex family protein, whose amino-acid sequence is MPLVVAALAMLSTGCATISRTLQPLGLTKAPGYNYDVRITGADSDVTDRIEEVSALFAKKGQPPATVQGLKRRTQSDRDLYLRVLRSRGYYDGKVEWSIDQAARPPVVTMKVTPGSAYTFSRFQIEGLPPEAASLATGDSLDPVKTGAPALAESVLNAETVLVAGLAAHGFPYTAPPVHEARIDRRSRTMDVVVHIDAGPHVRFGEPRVAGTQHVSKQFVINRLRFHAGEAYSPAKIDESRKILFASGVFSAVSITPASRGEVGPDGLAPINVHVTEGKPHTVGAGLKYSSADGIGGKAFWENRNLTGIADRLRAELEVSQEIYTGGLSYRRPDFYSVNQSLLLDAKAENDKPPAYDRYALSTSAGLERQFSRHLTVTGGLSLEQSSVRSEADLIDGPPEVPSNVSGTKHYTLFGLPLGLRYDGTDNLLDPSHGHRTLLSVTPFASVLGTRVQIAVMRATESFYVPLDSRHREIWATRLTLGSVVGAERNDIPADKRMYAGGGDSVRGYQYQFVGDIFPDSSSGKLEWKPSGGRSLLQAGTELRWKATERLGIVPFVEGAGVYDAGYPDFQKTFRWAAGLGLRYFTVAGPIRLDVGFPVNARKADDIFQIYISLGQAF